The proteins below are encoded in one region of Sulfolobus sp. A20:
- a CDS encoding Glu/Leu/Phe/Val dehydrogenase, whose protein sequence is MEEVLSSSLYTQQVKKLYKVGEILGLDNETLDTLSKPERVIQVKIQIRGSDGKIKTFMGWRSQHNSALGPYKGGVRYHPNVTEDEVVALSMIMTWKNSLLLLPYGGGKGGIRVDPQKLTKDEIEQLSRKYIQAIYKYLGSDLDIPAPDVNTNPQTMAWFLDEYIKITGRIDFAVFTGKPVELGGIGVRLYSTGLGVATIAKEASKKYIGGIEGARVIIQGYGNVGSFAAKFLHEMGAKIIGISDSKGGVINENGIDPEKAMEIRDKTGSVVNYPEGKKVTNDELLISNCDILIPAAIENVINKFNAPKVKAKIIVEGANGPLTADADDIMKQRGIVVIPDILANAGGVVGSYVEWANNKMGEIIKDEEAKKLIVDRMTNAFSTLYEYHQRKMEDHDLRTAAMALAVDRVVSAMKARSLL, encoded by the coding sequence ATGGAAGAAGTTCTCAGTTCTAGTTTGTATACTCAACAAGTTAAGAAATTGTATAAGGTAGGGGAAATTTTAGGCTTAGATAATGAAACTTTAGATACCTTGTCTAAGCCAGAAAGAGTTATTCAAGTCAAAATACAAATAAGGGGATCTGATGGAAAAATAAAGACTTTTATGGGTTGGAGGAGCCAGCATAATTCTGCTTTAGGACCTTATAAGGGTGGAGTTAGATACCATCCTAACGTAACTGAGGACGAAGTAGTAGCACTATCAATGATAATGACCTGGAAGAACTCCCTCTTACTACTACCTTATGGAGGAGGAAAAGGAGGAATTAGGGTTGATCCTCAAAAATTAACTAAAGACGAAATAGAACAATTATCTAGAAAGTATATACAAGCTATATATAAATATTTAGGAAGTGACTTAGATATTCCTGCACCCGATGTTAATACTAATCCTCAAACAATGGCGTGGTTTCTAGACGAGTATATCAAAATTACTGGAAGAATTGACTTTGCCGTATTTACTGGAAAACCAGTCGAGTTAGGAGGGATTGGAGTTAGATTATACAGTACTGGGCTGGGAGTAGCTACTATAGCTAAGGAAGCTAGTAAGAAGTACATTGGAGGAATTGAAGGAGCTAGAGTAATTATACAAGGTTATGGAAATGTAGGATCCTTTGCTGCTAAGTTCCTACATGAAATGGGTGCAAAGATCATCGGAATTAGCGATTCAAAAGGAGGAGTTATTAATGAAAATGGGATAGATCCAGAGAAGGCGATGGAGATTAGAGATAAGACCGGAAGCGTAGTAAACTATCCTGAAGGTAAGAAAGTAACTAATGATGAACTACTGATCTCTAACTGTGACATATTAATACCCGCAGCTATAGAGAACGTTATAAATAAGTTTAATGCACCAAAGGTTAAAGCTAAAATCATAGTTGAAGGTGCTAATGGACCTTTAACCGCTGATGCCGACGATATAATGAAACAAAGAGGAATAGTTGTTATACCAGACATTTTAGCAAATGCGGGAGGAGTCGTAGGGAGTTATGTAGAGTGGGCTAACAATAAAATGGGTGAAATAATAAAGGACGAAGAGGCTAAGAAGCTAATCGTAGATAGAATGACTAATGCATTTAGCACACTTTATGAATATCATCAAAGAAAGATGGAAGACCACGACTTAAGAACAGCTGCTATGGCTCTAGCTGTTGATAGAGTTGTAAGCGCAATGAAAGCTAGGAGTTTATTGTAG
- a CDS encoding class III extradiol ring-cleavage dioxygenase produces MEAFGLFVSHGSPTILIEENNRWKDLLKKIGKEVKEKYNPETIIVSSPHFYTWSGIHYVEVSEKLECIQDYYGFPDELYKYCYDAMNDVELAKEIAKQSNGIIREDDKWGLDHGAWIPLYYMFPEDKPKVVTISITDRSPKEHYQLGEIIRKATEKMNRKAVFLATGSPTHRLDLFYFKIPPKPTKFDMILIDLIKNNKFDEILNIKQLYPKEYVGAMPEGDLNTLYMLLGYVRPKRAEVLGYDNPWTGVSMLASSFYGESS; encoded by the coding sequence ATGGAGGCTTTTGGGCTATTCGTATCTCATGGTTCACCTACTATATTAATTGAGGAAAACAACCGTTGGAAGGACTTGCTAAAGAAAATAGGGAAAGAGGTAAAGGAAAAATATAATCCTGAAACAATAATAGTGTCAAGTCCTCATTTCTATACTTGGTCTGGAATTCACTACGTTGAGGTTAGTGAAAAATTAGAATGTATACAAGATTATTATGGATTTCCTGACGAATTATATAAATATTGCTACGATGCTATGAACGATGTTGAATTAGCAAAAGAAATAGCTAAACAAAGTAATGGTATAATAAGGGAAGATGATAAATGGGGTCTAGATCATGGAGCATGGATACCACTATATTACATGTTCCCTGAAGATAAACCAAAGGTAGTTACAATATCCATAACCGATAGATCTCCAAAGGAGCATTATCAATTGGGTGAGATTATAAGGAAAGCTACGGAAAAAATGAATAGGAAGGCGGTATTTTTAGCTACGGGTTCACCAACACATAGGTTAGACCTATTCTACTTTAAAATTCCTCCTAAACCAACTAAATTTGACATGATATTAATTGACTTGATAAAAAACAATAAATTTGATGAAATATTAAACATTAAACAGCTATATCCTAAGGAGTACGTTGGCGCTATGCCAGAAGGCGATCTAAACACGTTATACATGCTCCTAGGTTATGTTCGTCCTAAGAGGGCAGAAGTGTTGGGCTATGATAACCCTTGGACTGGAGTAAGCATGTTAGCTTCAAGTTTTTACGGAGAGTCTAGCTAA
- a CDS encoding 4-hydroxyphenylacetate 3-hydroxylase family protein: protein MIRRGIDYIKSIKENQPEVYYEGERVKDVTEHFAFKIPISTVANYYDLHWKDEYREHLRVYNPDVGEETSISFLRPKNKKDLAKLRDGLIKIYDYYRGFFGRSPDYLNLWTMVFYAHAEDYFGKYFGSKMMENTIEIYKEATRKDLFYTHAIVAPMYDRSRPPSQWEDPYIQIGIVEEKPEGVIVRGAAMISTAGPYAEMLWYLPNVRRDTDPRYALYFSIPTNTKGVKFLARRGFQPREGGEFEYPISSKFEESDAILVLDNVLVPWDRIIFYKKPELIEDLMWHTVSLRGWFNWHFVIQHYSRLKFLAGLAMAIAEAAGTSGFINVQEKIGEILIYVALNEAALYASVEKAEELPNITRPDPYISISASHFNMKALPRANEILRSISGGASIPIPAGIKDFENPEERKLLDKYMSMKGLSALDRVKLFNLLWDVIGSESGMRYEQYDRFSRGDPTIRWAQTYTEVFRDRKHEFVKLVRDILDQMPNPKA, encoded by the coding sequence TTGATAAGAAGAGGAATAGATTATATAAAAAGTATAAAGGAAAATCAGCCTGAGGTATATTATGAAGGTGAGAGAGTAAAGGACGTAACGGAACATTTCGCCTTCAAAATACCAATATCCACAGTTGCCAACTATTATGATTTACACTGGAAGGACGAATATAGGGAACATTTAAGGGTATATAATCCAGATGTAGGAGAAGAAACTAGCATCAGTTTTCTTAGGCCTAAAAATAAGAAAGATCTAGCTAAGTTGAGGGACGGTTTGATAAAAATATACGACTATTATAGGGGTTTCTTCGGTAGGAGTCCAGATTATTTGAACCTCTGGACTATGGTGTTTTACGCTCACGCTGAAGACTATTTCGGTAAGTATTTTGGCTCTAAAATGATGGAAAACACTATAGAAATTTACAAGGAGGCTACGAGAAAAGATCTGTTCTATACTCATGCAATAGTAGCTCCTATGTATGATAGATCTAGACCTCCATCCCAATGGGAAGATCCTTACATACAAATTGGAATAGTTGAGGAGAAGCCAGAAGGAGTAATAGTGAGAGGAGCAGCGATGATATCTACGGCAGGACCATATGCAGAAATGCTCTGGTACCTTCCGAATGTTAGAAGAGATACTGATCCGAGGTATGCGTTATACTTCTCTATACCTACTAATACTAAAGGAGTGAAGTTTCTAGCGAGAAGAGGATTCCAGCCAAGGGAAGGAGGAGAGTTTGAGTACCCAATTTCATCTAAATTCGAAGAGAGTGATGCAATATTAGTCTTAGATAACGTCCTAGTTCCATGGGATAGGATAATATTTTATAAAAAGCCAGAGCTCATTGAGGACTTAATGTGGCATACAGTGAGTTTGAGGGGTTGGTTTAATTGGCATTTCGTTATACAACATTACAGTAGACTTAAGTTCTTAGCTGGGTTAGCAATGGCTATTGCAGAAGCAGCTGGTACCAGCGGTTTTATTAATGTTCAAGAAAAGATAGGTGAAATATTAATTTATGTTGCATTGAACGAAGCGGCACTTTACGCTTCGGTAGAAAAAGCTGAGGAATTACCTAATATAACTAGGCCAGATCCTTATATATCAATAAGTGCCAGTCACTTTAACATGAAGGCTTTACCTAGAGCAAATGAAATATTAAGGTCAATTTCGGGAGGAGCATCAATACCAATACCAGCTGGAATAAAGGATTTTGAGAATCCAGAAGAGAGAAAGCTATTAGATAAATATATGTCAATGAAAGGACTAAGCGCTTTAGATAGAGTAAAATTATTTAACCTACTATGGGATGTTATCGGTTCGGAATCTGGAATGAGATATGAACAATATGACAGATTTAGTAGAGGCGATCCCACAATTAGATGGGCGCAAACTTACACTGAGGTATTCAGAGATAGAAAGCATGAGTTCGTAAAACTGGTTAGGGACATCTTAGATCAGATGCCAAATCCTAAGGCTTAG
- a CDS encoding vitamin K epoxide reductase family protein has translation MSSRSLTLVFVLLSTIGILISSYLTYETLFQTHLTGYCNVNSYVSCSTVASSPYSRFFGIPVSVLGLAWFILMMSLWMIKRELTIFPWVVGIIFVGYLIYTEIDLIHAICIYCTSAHVIAIIMGYFVIKVSRF, from the coding sequence ATGTCATCAAGATCGTTAACCCTCGTCTTCGTTTTACTTTCAACAATAGGTATACTAATCTCTTCTTATTTAACATATGAAACATTGTTTCAAACTCATCTAACTGGATACTGTAATGTCAACTCCTATGTTAGTTGTAGTACTGTAGCATCAAGTCCATACTCAAGATTTTTCGGCATACCTGTTTCTGTTTTAGGATTAGCTTGGTTTATACTAATGATGTCACTTTGGATGATAAAGAGGGAATTAACAATTTTCCCATGGGTGGTAGGTATTATCTTCGTAGGATATCTAATTTATACTGAAATTGATCTAATACATGCTATTTGTATTTACTGCACTTCAGCACACGTGATAGCAATTATCATGGGATACTTCGTAATCAAAGTATCTCGTTTTTGA
- a CDS encoding amidohydrolase family protein, which yields MDISIKGGELFTGKELLGKFNIYIKDKKIVEISKEDKQAEVEVNAKDMFVMPGLIDAHIHLSGVKGGSLLKTMFEKPEYRVLRASKWLERLLLAGFTTVRDCGESISIALKRAVNEKIIKGPKIIAAGRPISQTFGHGELSHDLPLEFSKALSFSEFCDGVESCIHASRKVLREGADFIKIFATGGVLSQRDKPENPQLSYEEIKAIVNEAEKVNTYVAAHAHGDKGARIAIEAGVKTLEHGTLLRDDTLKLMVEKRVSLTPTLTIQELIYKYGKQIGVDEWGLEKINSVRESVAEVVRKAKEYGVLIINGTDLGFETGLDEIDMGKNWMETVLLVERGNLSNVEALRASTYNSAIAIGNDAGIIDIGRPADIIVINGNPSENIRDISKVVHVIKDGSLVVENKRLTDSL from the coding sequence TTGGATATAAGTATTAAGGGAGGGGAATTATTTACCGGAAAAGAACTATTAGGTAAGTTTAACATTTATATTAAAGATAAGAAAATTGTGGAAATTTCTAAAGAAGATAAACAAGCTGAAGTTGAAGTTAATGCCAAGGATATGTTTGTAATGCCAGGCTTAATAGATGCCCATATACACTTAAGTGGAGTCAAAGGAGGAAGTCTGCTGAAAACTATGTTTGAGAAACCTGAGTACAGAGTTTTGAGAGCTTCAAAGTGGTTAGAGAGATTACTACTAGCAGGTTTCACTACGGTTAGGGATTGTGGAGAGAGTATTTCAATAGCATTAAAAAGGGCTGTAAATGAGAAAATAATCAAAGGACCTAAGATCATTGCAGCTGGAAGACCAATTTCACAAACTTTTGGCCACGGTGAATTAAGCCATGACTTACCACTAGAGTTCTCCAAAGCCTTAAGCTTCTCTGAATTTTGTGACGGTGTAGAGTCGTGTATCCATGCTTCAAGAAAAGTGTTAAGGGAAGGAGCTGATTTCATAAAGATATTCGCTACTGGAGGTGTACTGTCACAGCGGGACAAACCAGAAAATCCTCAACTAAGTTATGAGGAAATTAAGGCAATAGTTAATGAGGCTGAGAAAGTAAATACGTATGTTGCTGCACATGCTCATGGTGATAAAGGGGCGAGAATAGCTATCGAAGCGGGTGTAAAAACTTTAGAACATGGTACTTTACTACGTGATGATACTCTAAAGTTAATGGTAGAAAAGAGAGTTAGCTTGACACCTACTTTAACTATTCAAGAATTAATATATAAATATGGTAAACAAATAGGCGTTGACGAGTGGGGACTAGAAAAGATAAATTCAGTCAGAGAAAGTGTAGCTGAAGTTGTTAGAAAGGCTAAAGAGTATGGAGTGTTAATCATTAATGGAACTGATCTAGGGTTTGAGACTGGTTTAGATGAAATTGACATGGGTAAGAATTGGATGGAAACTGTATTACTCGTAGAAAGAGGTAATTTATCTAACGTAGAGGCATTAAGGGCTTCAACGTATAATTCAGCAATTGCAATAGGAAATGACGCTGGGATTATAGATATTGGAAGACCAGCTGACATTATTGTAATTAACGGTAATCCTTCTGAAAATATTAGGGATATATCCAAGGTTGTTCACGTCATAAAAGATGGTAGTTTAGTAGTTGAAAATAAACGATTAACTGATTCTCTCTAA
- a CDS encoding acyl-CoA synthetase, with translation MTSYSEVKEKFNLREAINFVKEDNPVFSLTSHEGEAVIRISKDGREKITFYDLKIKAFKLGLYLKEIQGVKKGDVISVLASKKIEQIIVLLATLSIGAIYQPLFTAFGPKAIEMRINDIKPKVIFCQDDQKEKISCTPFSKLDDMLSYGELKEPNKTSWDDPIILLYTSGTTGLPKGALISKRLLLNTYVYMKYGIGLRERDVFWNPADPGWAYGLYYGIIGPLLFRKTVIFLDEPFQPDRTMEFMEENKITNFAFAPTAYRMIAGTVKKKYDLVLERASSAGEPLNPEVIRWFKDNYNVMIKDHYGQTEVGMVVYNGWGYDAEVKIGSMGLPAPGYDVDVIDDIIAVKRTSPGFHFLGYINNPEKTKDSFRGDWYLTGDNAYKDSDGYFWFVGRKDDVVKISGYRVGPFEVESVLLEFPAVLESAVVADEDPVRGHILHAYVVLKPGYEPNEKLKDEIMKYVSTKYSKHVHLEKVDFVDKLPKTESGKIQRYLLRRKITEEKR, from the coding sequence ATGACATCTTATAGCGAAGTGAAGGAGAAATTTAATTTGAGAGAAGCTATAAATTTTGTAAAGGAAGATAATCCAGTATTTTCCTTAACTTCTCATGAGGGAGAGGCAGTAATAAGGATATCTAAAGATGGAAGAGAGAAAATAACTTTTTATGACCTAAAAATTAAGGCATTTAAGTTAGGGCTTTACTTAAAGGAAATTCAAGGAGTAAAGAAAGGAGACGTTATATCAGTTTTGGCTTCTAAGAAAATAGAGCAGATTATTGTCCTATTAGCAACGTTAAGTATAGGAGCTATATATCAGCCACTATTTACCGCATTCGGACCTAAAGCCATAGAAATGCGAATTAATGATATTAAACCTAAGGTTATATTCTGTCAAGATGATCAAAAGGAGAAAATATCATGTACTCCTTTCTCTAAACTAGATGATATGTTAAGTTACGGAGAATTAAAAGAGCCAAATAAGACCTCTTGGGACGATCCGATAATTCTCCTCTACACATCTGGAACTACTGGTCTTCCTAAGGGAGCGTTAATATCGAAGAGACTACTTCTTAACACATATGTTTATATGAAGTACGGGATAGGGCTGAGGGAGAGAGACGTTTTTTGGAATCCAGCAGATCCGGGCTGGGCATATGGACTATATTATGGGATTATTGGTCCTTTGCTCTTTAGAAAGACAGTAATCTTCCTTGATGAACCGTTTCAGCCAGATAGGACAATGGAGTTTATGGAAGAGAACAAGATAACTAATTTCGCGTTTGCTCCTACAGCATATAGGATGATAGCTGGGACTGTGAAGAAGAAATATGATTTAGTCTTAGAGAGAGCTAGTTCTGCGGGAGAGCCTTTAAATCCAGAAGTAATAAGGTGGTTTAAAGATAACTATAACGTTATGATCAAAGATCATTACGGTCAGACTGAAGTAGGAATGGTAGTGTACAACGGTTGGGGATATGATGCTGAGGTAAAGATCGGTAGTATGGGTCTACCTGCTCCAGGCTATGATGTTGACGTGATAGACGACATTATCGCAGTAAAGAGAACTTCTCCAGGTTTTCATTTTCTAGGTTATATAAATAACCCTGAGAAGACTAAAGACTCATTTAGGGGAGATTGGTATCTAACTGGGGACAATGCATACAAGGATTCCGATGGATACTTCTGGTTTGTAGGTAGAAAAGATGACGTAGTTAAGATTTCTGGATATAGAGTTGGTCCGTTTGAGGTAGAGAGCGTACTATTAGAATTTCCAGCAGTTCTTGAGTCGGCAGTAGTTGCAGATGAAGATCCTGTAAGAGGTCATATTCTTCATGCGTACGTGGTATTGAAACCAGGTTATGAACCAAACGAAAAATTGAAAGATGAGATAATGAAGTATGTCTCTACTAAATACTCTAAGCACGTACATCTAGAAAAAGTGGACTTCGTCGACAAATTACCCAAGACTGAAAGTGGGAAAATACAGAGATATTTATTGAGAAGGAAGATCACGGAAGAGAAAAGATAA
- a CDS encoding DUF4898 domain-containing protein, translated as MKRLSVMDLPSFVDEDLLTEMIKEEISSVYLINTDLISNYEKFFENFLPDSIQYTCFVSSDIPITTIKNSLIKAKEPLNVKCFLSSKLPKGRILIILNRPKDNEKIPITQTNPS; from the coding sequence GTGAAGAGATTAAGTGTAATGGACCTACCATCGTTCGTTGATGAAGATCTATTAACGGAAATGATTAAAGAAGAAATATCATCAGTATACTTGATAAATACAGACCTAATTTCCAACTACGAAAAATTCTTCGAAAACTTCCTACCAGACTCCATACAATACACATGCTTCGTCTCATCAGACATACCAATTACTACAATAAAGAACTCACTAATTAAGGCTAAAGAACCACTAAACGTAAAATGCTTCCTATCATCAAAATTACCTAAAGGAAGAATACTAATAATCTTAAACAGACCAAAGGACAACGAAAAAATCCCAATAACACAGACAAATCCCAGCTAA
- a CDS encoding MFS transporter — protein MKEEVKVSIASSIGIAFEFYDFLIFGFVASILAQLFFPSSNKIASLLATFAAFATGFAGRPLGAIVFGHLGDKIGRKYTLILTMSIMGLSSLFTGLLPGYAILGILAPTLLVLLRFLQGFSLGGEFGGGITLTAEFAKPSERATYVGIAQMAQGIGPLMATGLIFIFSSLMSPPSFSSIGWRILFVIGAFIAIIGIIIRLKINESPVFKRIRDTNEVSKIPLAEAFKKYWRRILLGLGFIVGGTTLTYATSVFATSYLEDIIGVPARLVSLALVIGYVVEIIAIYVFAKIADKVGRKPMMIATALGLLIFVYPYFFLISTGLFSLIVLAQVIYSIIGSMGTGAYAAALAEMFPTKVRYTALSFDYHVGVAIFGGTTPFIATYLILATGYKLAPVFWGIAGMIVTLIAYSLYKETKGIVFEGQEKVS, from the coding sequence ATGAAAGAAGAGGTAAAAGTTTCAATAGCATCAAGTATAGGGATTGCTTTTGAATTTTATGATTTTTTAATATTTGGATTCGTAGCAAGTATATTAGCTCAACTATTCTTTCCATCATCTAATAAGATAGCATCACTCTTAGCTACTTTCGCTGCATTTGCTACAGGTTTTGCTGGCAGACCTCTAGGAGCTATAGTTTTTGGACATTTAGGTGATAAGATAGGCAGGAAATATACTCTGATCCTCACAATGAGTATAATGGGACTTTCATCTCTTTTCACCGGTCTATTACCAGGCTATGCTATTTTGGGCATTCTTGCCCCAACCCTATTAGTGTTGCTGAGGTTCCTTCAAGGGTTTTCACTAGGCGGGGAATTCGGAGGAGGGATAACCTTAACTGCTGAGTTCGCTAAACCATCAGAAAGAGCTACTTATGTAGGAATAGCTCAGATGGCCCAAGGTATAGGTCCGCTCATGGCTACTGGGCTTATATTTATATTCTCGTCATTAATGTCTCCACCATCATTTTCCTCAATAGGTTGGAGAATTCTATTTGTAATAGGAGCTTTCATAGCAATTATAGGTATCATTATTAGACTAAAGATTAACGAATCACCGGTATTCAAGAGAATACGAGATACTAATGAGGTATCTAAAATTCCGTTAGCTGAGGCTTTCAAAAAATATTGGAGAAGAATATTATTAGGATTAGGTTTTATAGTAGGTGGAACCACGCTCACTTATGCTACTAGTGTTTTTGCTACCTCATACTTAGAGGACATTATCGGAGTTCCAGCTAGATTAGTGTCATTAGCATTAGTGATAGGTTACGTCGTAGAAATCATTGCAATATATGTCTTTGCAAAAATTGCAGACAAGGTAGGGAGGAAACCCATGATGATTGCTACAGCCCTAGGATTGCTTATTTTCGTCTATCCTTACTTTTTCCTAATCTCTACTGGTCTATTCTCACTGATTGTATTAGCACAAGTGATCTATTCAATCATAGGCTCAATGGGCACGGGAGCGTATGCTGCTGCATTAGCAGAGATGTTTCCTACCAAAGTGAGATATACTGCACTATCTTTTGACTATCATGTAGGTGTCGCAATATTTGGAGGAACTACTCCATTTATAGCTACTTATCTAATTCTTGCCACTGGATATAAGCTGGCTCCAGTGTTTTGGGGAATTGCTGGAATGATAGTTACATTAATAGCTTATAGTTTATATAAGGAAACTAAAGGCATAGTTTTTGAAGGTCAAGAAAAGGTGAGCTAA
- a CDS encoding MFS transporter: MSYRGAMRTLATLSLMLIVVNYVETMVIPALPKIEDQFSVSATTVAWITSAYLIVGAVASPIFGKLGDRYGKKRIYLLAIGFYSLAVLLAGFSTNIYMLIFARAIQGLGFAVFPIAIAIITDLFPKERVAWAQGILSATLALGPALGLLIGSYIVEDLGWPYAFHSAFVLSLILLFLSMKFVEDIPSKTKERIDYLGATFLMISVVSFLVYLTDGPNSGWLSFSQIVLLIISIISLGAFIGVERKAIEPLMKLDLFRIRNIMVANVAGLISGIAMFLMFIGLTYYAQLPTPYGLGLSIIGAGLLMAPVALTMMVVGPIVGRLINNVGPKPLLILGSLIGVIGFILLNTFNSTDDQVLMDTVVASVGVISIVIPLVNMVAVSLPEEQRGVGIGMNTLIRTIGSSIGPVIATVFMDTYTAWIVDIVNNQFIPIASVPSFTAFHWIYITGMVLMILNLIVSLATRNYVIKTSVRTAGH; this comes from the coding sequence ATGAGCTATAGGGGTGCAATGAGGACATTAGCCACTCTTTCCCTTATGCTAATTGTCGTAAACTACGTCGAAACTATGGTTATACCAGCATTACCTAAGATAGAGGATCAGTTTTCAGTTTCAGCTACTACAGTTGCATGGATTACGTCCGCTTATCTTATTGTAGGTGCAGTTGCATCTCCTATATTCGGTAAGTTGGGCGATAGATATGGTAAGAAGAGAATATATTTATTGGCAATAGGCTTTTACTCTTTAGCTGTATTACTAGCTGGCTTTTCAACTAATATATATATGTTAATATTTGCAAGGGCGATACAAGGTTTAGGATTTGCAGTCTTTCCGATAGCTATAGCAATCATAACTGATCTCTTCCCTAAGGAGAGGGTAGCCTGGGCTCAAGGAATTCTAAGTGCTACTTTAGCATTAGGACCGGCATTAGGACTTCTCATAGGCTCGTATATAGTCGAAGATTTAGGATGGCCTTACGCCTTTCACTCAGCCTTCGTACTCTCACTAATACTATTATTCCTTTCCATGAAGTTTGTTGAAGATATACCTTCAAAGACCAAAGAAAGGATTGATTATTTGGGAGCTACATTTCTAATGATAAGTGTAGTATCATTTTTAGTTTATTTGACCGATGGTCCTAATTCTGGTTGGCTGTCATTTAGCCAAATCGTTTTGCTAATAATTTCTATAATTTCGTTAGGAGCTTTCATAGGGGTTGAAAGAAAAGCAATAGAGCCTCTAATGAAATTAGATTTATTTAGGATAAGAAACATAATGGTGGCTAACGTTGCTGGTTTAATTTCGGGTATAGCAATGTTCCTAATGTTCATAGGGCTTACCTATTATGCTCAATTACCAACACCTTACGGACTAGGTTTATCGATTATTGGAGCTGGTCTATTGATGGCTCCTGTTGCATTGACTATGATGGTTGTTGGACCAATTGTTGGTAGGTTAATTAATAATGTTGGTCCTAAGCCATTACTAATTTTAGGCTCCTTAATAGGAGTAATAGGCTTCATACTTCTAAATACTTTTAATAGCACAGACGATCAAGTGCTAATGGATACGGTAGTGGCATCAGTAGGCGTAATTTCGATAGTGATACCACTGGTCAACATGGTTGCTGTCTCTCTCCCTGAGGAGCAACGAGGAGTAGGAATAGGTATGAATACATTAATAAGAACTATCGGAAGTTCTATTGGTCCAGTTATTGCAACAGTGTTCATGGATACTTATACAGCGTGGATTGTTGATATTGTTAATAATCAGTTCATTCCAATAGCGTCAGTACCTTCATTTACAGCGTTTCATTGGATATACATTACCGGAATGGTGTTAATGATCTTGAATTTAATAGTTTCACTAGCGACTAGGAATTACGTTATTAAGACAAGTGTTAGAACTGCTGGACATTAG
- a CDS encoding class I SAM-dependent methyltransferase encodes MHGHFYPPEEFRRKYERPEEFLPSVITNKGVVIVDYGCGNGFYCKYLVQYASKLYCIDVNVIALEEVKRKISNAITLTDSKTIENKSVDYILFANSFHDMENKEEIINEVNRILKDDGRVIIIDWKKENTNFGPPVSIRMSEKEYLYWFKGFKIVKRFNPTPYHYGLVLERIS; translated from the coding sequence ATGCACGGCCATTTTTATCCCCCAGAAGAGTTTAGAAGGAAATATGAGAGACCAGAAGAGTTCTTACCTAGTGTCATTACGAATAAGGGCGTTGTAATAGTAGACTACGGCTGTGGTAATGGATTTTATTGCAAATATCTAGTTCAGTACGCATCTAAGCTTTATTGTATTGATGTTAACGTTATAGCCTTAGAAGAAGTTAAGAGGAAAATTAGTAATGCCATTACTCTTACGGACTCAAAAACAATCGAAAATAAATCGGTAGATTACATCTTGTTCGCTAATTCGTTTCACGATATGGAGAACAAGGAGGAAATAATTAACGAGGTGAATAGAATACTTAAGGATGATGGAAGAGTTATAATAATTGATTGGAAAAAAGAAAATACTAATTTCGGACCCCCAGTCAGTATAAGGATGAGCGAGAAAGAATACCTATATTGGTTTAAGGGATTTAAGATCGTAAAAAGGTTCAATCCAACACCTTACCATTATGGTCTAGTTTTAGAGAGAATCAGTTAA